atataacTTTTTTAATGGCAAATGGCACACCGGTCTTTGATAATAAACAACTGTTTGGCTACTATAGAGCTCATTGCAGTACTCATTACATATTATCACATGTTGTAAGCAAGACAAAATCGCAAATAACAATTTGCGATTTTGTCTTTGATACAAAATCGCACCGGTCTTTGATAGAAATAGGTTGAATATAAACAGTAGACTATGGTGGAATACAGAGAGTAAACATTGGTTGCATATAGACTGTAGACATCGATACAATATAGACAAGAGACATTGATAACATATAAAGTGAACTATTAGAATAATAAATGATGTATAGCAACTGAGAGCACCTGCAATGCATGTCACCAATGAAGTGTGGAAACAGTTTATACTAGGTCGTACATTCTTGTAAGATTTAACAGCCAGCGTTGTTATTGACTAATAATTAGAAAGTGAAATAACTCACTTCTACAATCAAAACCAAAATCAATACTGCCAAAAATTAAAGCTACTAACCATTGAAAAGATTAGCTAATCTTGACTGTtgtatccatagagttatctccctctagagtgataacagtgccttcaacaacacgagtgtttccggtgccaacaaggagccaACAATGATTAAACAAAGGTCAtaaatttccacagttaagagtttccatatattagagtaataaactataatcatcatttctttaatatgagcattaattactatcttaactgtagAAATTCATGATACTTGTTTAGCCCTTCTCAttgctgatgttattgatctagtaaATCACTACCAtcgactagcacaaaaaaggggcgtgacCTAaatgctccttgttggcaccggaaatgCTCGGGTTGTTATCACTCtaaggggagataactctatggttgtaTCAAGACACAAACCAGCTAGTTATTAGGTTGACCTTTTATTACACGGTTGTTTTACACTGACCTGACTATTTTGGaacatttagtttcataatttaTTAATTACCAAAAATGAAATATGTCTTGTAACCTTTCAGTAGATACAGTCTACCATGTGTTGGAACTCATATCCTCCAAGTGTTAGAACTCACCGAGTGTGCCACATATTTCGTGGGAAGGTGAGTTAGCAGAGGATATAGTTGTGACTCCAATGATGAAGGTTATTATACCGAGAATAGAAGGAAATATGAGGTGAGCTGTGTAGAATCCTAGAAAGCTGCAACACAAGCATACGTTAGCAGAAATGGTTATCATAACTAATGAACAAATAtgaattatatacatgtacatatacttttatatagaatatataatacatatatattttttatcattctcTTAAAAATTTTGGAGATGGACTGACAGAAttttaaaatgataactttCTATAATATCACGAGTCTGTTTTTACATCTTGAAAATGTTAACGAAACCTAGAAAacttttttaaccttttttagatatttatttGCAAAGCCCAATTTATAGTGTTACTTGCCATCTAATGTTTTGAGCTGTCAGTTAAATTTTGAACCGAGTCGCTCATTTACCAATTAAACTTTGAGAGAATTATGTTGTTAGTTATATCTtccaaataaatatatgtcCACATAAATTTGGAAGATACATTTTTTGATGCATAAAAACTATTGGTTTAATTGATGATCATCACAGTGACTAGTTTTTTTGTCTAATACTAATTATGGCTACAAATTGCAATGCCAAACAGACAGTAGTAAAACCCTATTGGTCAATTCTGGCATATTTGGTATAGCGACTTAGTGACAGAAAACCTTTTCTAGTGTAAGCTGTTGAAATAGTATTACTTTGTCATGTGACCTCTTGCTCTGATAGTATCGTTTTTAAACTGCCTGTACAATAACATCGATcgatattatttattttattatagagtgttatctatataaatctcaaagtttgtgtatgtgtgtaatTCGGTTAGTTCAGCTATTAGATTAgcaattaaaatattggaataaagaatccgtattgcagaagatttgatctcagaacctcccattcgCCAGGCAAAGGCTTTACCAAAGCTAcacgagattgatggattcatcaTGTGATATATGTCGGTATGcgggtgaaaatacgctaccgctctctgtGACAGCGAATGATGCTAAGGTCATTTAATGTGCGCTCCCACATGAGAGTAAGTAGTTAGCTCTTGTTAGTAAGCTTACTGAGATTAGCTATTgtcaatatgccaggctaatggcaatgTACAAAAATGAAATGTACACAAAACTGATTTGCCAGAAATTTAAAAGCCGCTTCAAAAAGCGAAGCATTTTAAATGTTTACTAGTTTCTTTAATTCATCAAATACAATGTAACTGCCACTCAGTTTTCTCACTTTGTCGAGCACGAGTTTTGGAGAAAACCAAATATTGTCATTTTCATCAACCACTTTTTAAGTCAATGTTTTCATACACCTCTGGTAAGTTTTTGGTATGACATCAGCTGTGGTGAATCAAgtttgttttcaaaaattaaaaatggcttTAGCAAAATACAATTTAAGCAAGAAGTCATTTAAATTCCCTTTGTAAACTTATAATTAAGCAAATCATCTTTGTCAATAGAATTATTTCTTTATCGAATTGTCAAATATgttcaatataataataataatataacatacacAGTAAACAGAATTTATTCGAAGATTTGATTTGAACTAGTTTCAGTAGAAGTTTGACATTTTCTCTTTTTAACTTTGTTGTaccaatttttattgtaataaaagtTGAACTTTACCTGAAATAGAGACCGACGCAATCTCCGAGATATTCTCTGATGAGATTAATTGGTTGTAGTTTGTACCAAGTCGTTCCATTGGCCCATGTTGCTTCAAGCCCCATTCTACAAgccaatataaaaaaaaacttacagATCATAACTGCACAGCTTTTGTGGTGTCTGTACTTGGAgggattaaaaataataaacaaatataaatttaaataaaatttgaaaactaaatcaataaataaaaaaaatgtgtgTTTGATGGAAAAAGTATCATTATTAAATATGAGTTTCTATTTCACAGACTTTCGCTTAATGCCAGTTTGAACCATGAAAATTAgataaaaaaaagaaatttttttgctattttttcgttttttttgCTACTTCTCTAATTTCTTGCTACTATGAAAAGAGTAGCAAGAAAATATAGAAGCTGAAAGTTTATGTTGGGCTGATTATTTTTTGCTACTCAAAAGCAAGacaattaaaaacagtttttctcaTAAACCTGGAGGTTGATATGAATATTTTTCATGATTTTGGAGAGAAACAGATTGAGAATAGCTTATAACCAGCTACattcatcagctaaaacaaaatgTTTCATCTACGTGACATCTGGTTATCTGACATCTTTTTTGATTTGCCAAGCTTCTGGCAATAATAGCTAAAAGACTCTCTGAACAAATAACAGACCTGGCCTTACCTAACTGTAGCAAAAACACGACTGTCAATGTAAGGATCTCCAGGGTCAAGGTCAACTGGTCCATCATGAAGCGGGAACGCTGCTGAGTAAACTTTCATGTTGAGCAACTTGCATATTCCGACATGTCCTAACAGATAAAATAACATATAATGGTATCGCATGATGTAAGTGCGTAttacagtaataaaaaacatcGTGTATATCACATCCCATAACGGTCAACTGATATAGTTACTAACCAAAGCAAACACTGTAAGCATGAGTATCTCAACCAATGTATTGACTATTTGCCAAATGTATCCATTGTGTTCAGTGTAGCTTAATAATTAGGCTCGCCAGCTATGAGACAATTCGGcggtcctgagatcaaatccagtgccacagtggatttaataaaaaatctgccACAGcggttttaataaaaacaaacacagGGATTCATAAATCTACATGCAGGTAAGTGACCTCGTACAGTGCGGTTTCATGAAGGAAACGTGCTACAGAAAACACATCAGATACTCTAGGTTGGCACTCGACTGTGTAAAAGTTTTTAGAAAGATTCAATGACATAGTGTGGAGTTATCCTTACCTGTGCCGACCTGCCCATCAAATGAAGTTCTACAGAGAATTGTCCAAGCAATGAAGATTCGGTGaatgtctttaaaaaatgtATCTGTGTTCTGCAAGACATTTTGACTAAAATtagattttttttcaataataagTTCACGGTAGATCAAAATGTGAATAGGTGCCATGAGTTGTCTACTCGTTGATAAGACAACTATCAGTAAGTACTTCAAGTCCAGGCAACTACTGTTTTTGAATGCTTTTTGATTTACAGCTATTGCTTAGTACTACAgcaatcatagacctattaattattattacttagaTAATAGCAAAGTATAATAGTTAagagtatagttaataggtctatgatagtAATACAGAACAACACcatttactaaaatatgtaaaaaaggcataatattaatgacagtgctgataataataatgatgataatattgataataataCCGATACAGTGAACCCCAGCcaaatgattttaattcgtcccagtgttggcatcgtaaggcaaaagtTTTGTATAAAGGGATACAGAAACCCATAGTGAATATCTAGTGCGAACACACCCTGGTAAAAATCCTAACCcttttatatatttactgtaCATAGTGACATAAAATCAGTAACAAGATAATATGTTcaccttaataactatagttatcaacagtaactttggtgtatttagtggttatgatctgcaacgaaatgtaacgttacaatgtaataCGTCCGGTACGTACCataggaagttcttacctttgaggcaGACGTATTACATAAAGGTCAAGATTAGCatgaatgaatttagtttactaaacacatgcttaaagctgagttttagtatgtatcttACTAAGCTTCTACTTTGTCATCAGCTAAAAACTTATTGTTCACAATAAATCATCGTATTCCTTCCATTTGCCGTTAGAGGGAATTCAGCAGATAGCGTCGTGGcacatttattattttgacgTAATCAACACACCGACTGCTGAATTTGAActttgagagaaatttttgtcaatattgtaaagtgaaaaatgcTTTGTATGCGAAGGGCAAAAACGCTTGTTCTAGGCCATAAGGCGAAATAAATCATAACACAATATACTATTTTACATTTTGATAAGTTTTGTTTTGCCTTACGGTGGAGAACAAATGGTTTTTGCCCTCTTTATACGAAGTAACCTGAGGGCGTATATTACGAACAATACTGGTGATATTGATACTGAAAATTATATTGATTGTTTTAATGATAATAGAGacaataatattagtaataccgtaaaacctctatttgaatgccatagtgctctatttttcagctcTTCCTCTATagtagcggtcaaatagagCAACTTTTAGcataaaactagtcgttcatataccatcgtaaatataaactgtttttcatataCTTTGAAAACTCAAGACTTTGTTAAGCAAAGAACTCTATTAACCTCATTCTGTTTTAtggattatttctatgatgttgctttcaaaaaCTCTATTAATCTCATTCTGTTTTAtggattatttctatggtgttgctttcaaagttgtaacaaaaaataatgaaaagtcttagaattggacaacgagataattgattgttattgttGCAAACGATTCATTACTAATATGATTTTGGTGGACAATTTTCTATTTATCACTtgtattatgggctcgtaaagatcaaaaaatgtcaaataatttttcaaatggaGGTGGAATTCAATTAAGGGGGAGGGGGActgttttttcaacttttttcccATAGTTGCAGTCTAATAGAGTTGGTGTTCAGATATAgttggcgttcaattaaaggttttatggtaatatTAATGAAGACCCTGATCCAACTAGACATTAGAAAGTACAAAAGGAAAAGAGCCTAAAGTCCTACCTTAAGTAGGAATTGGCCTTGCCTGCTATCATTATAAGTAGCAACGTAATACGGAGTCGGCTCTCGTAGAGCGCTGTCAGGCAGCATCGCCCTCCATACCCAGGCAACAAGTCGTAACAACGTTGGATACATGTCAAGACACGACGTTGTTAACCTGTAACCTCCTTTTACCCGTATCCAACTTTTGCGGCGACTTCGAGCTATCAAAAAGAGTAAAATTATACCTatgatatatactataatataaaacagaATATATAGTAAAAACATTACTATTTTTGAGCAACCACAAATGAAACACAAACTATTTCTATGTACTCTTTCCAAGCAAAAATTGGTCTCaattctataaaaaaacataattcaCTGGTCAGTAATGtacagtataaaatatttaattcagCCAGTTTTTTATAATCTAACATAAAAACAGTCATAAAGCTTCTGCTAAAGAATAATCAACATTTCTGAAAATGTAGAAGTAACTAAAAATTGTAGCTGACAAAATGCAAAcatgaaaaagtataaataaagtaaatgtaCTGTATTAACTGACATGTCAACACTAAATTTAAGTAGCAATATGTAAAAAGAGGTTTCTGTCAATTTTCATCTATGAGAACATAGGTTTAGACTCAGAAATGCTTAGTTTTGAGAGTGGGGCAAGTGATGGAAACAAGCATCAAAGTCGACTGAAACTTCTATTAGATATATAGTTTTGATTGACTTCATTTTTTTCCATGCccacatttttcattttcactGGCTTCTCACATATATCTACAAAACTAAAATACTTTCACAAtttttgtatatcatatattGGAAATGAGTTTGTTATGTCTAGTCATGAACCTAGTCAAATAATACGTTGAAGACTAAATAAATTTTGAAGACAATTACTAATCGAGGTTTGTTAGTACATCTACTGTGAGTTCCAACTTACAGGTAGCCAAAATTGATAAATCACATGTAAAACTCATTTTGGAATTGAGCAAGTCTTTCTTAAATCTTTCGTTACCGTAAGccaatgtatcggcttatcaatagggtttcacttgtcttttcattacgaagcctaaACATTACCTagacaaataaaattttgtctccaacaaagcgaccttgttgccaatcacgtgcaaccaattAAAATCTCTTTGCTAATCAATTCCATTTCTGATTATTTATCAAAACGGAAAACCATATCGCCATCAAAGCTATAAGAAATTCACCGCGTTCGTTTAACACAAAGCAAGCGTCAGAAATTTTGCAAAGCTGTGATTCACTAAACGATTTTGTGTTTATCTTGTAAcaaattttgttctgaataagatgcattttacagtaaaacaatatctgcattgattctcaaaatattacataaatacTAGCAGTGTATAGATTTTTCGAAAATCCGTTTGACTTAATTTGGTCAGCGGGTTTAACTCAGTAGTGAAAGAGTTTACAGTCTCAGCTTTATGTCAAAGAAGTACCTGCAATCTCAATGTCATTAACTATCATGGGCATAAGCATGCCAGTCATCTCAGCGTATCTAGTAAGCACCTCCCATGGCAAGTGAATCTTAATAAACACCAGTCTTTCATTGGCTGCATGATGCGCAGGCTCCACCTCCAACTCGAGACCTTCCAACAACAGATTGTTCTGAAACGATTCCCTTAGTTCAGGCTTGCGGCTTCTCTTCTTATCGTATACCAGAACAAAGTCTATTCTCCGAACTCCATCTCTGAAGTAAGTGGTTTCTGGCTGAACTAAGCGTCGTTTTGCGGTACCACATTGTGCAGCTGTACGAGATCTTTGTGCTTTCTGTTGTAACAGAGGGGTTCGATGCTCTACATAGAAGAaacaagcatatacatgtactagctgtgctaaccggcgttgcccgtgtaatagaagagtctttggacagaaaattgattcgtatttaacaaataataacatttgccattataactttcaacgtacatatcatgagagaagtgtgtcctgtagttgaaataaattaagagaaaaataaaaacaactgtgaaggttttaaaactttgtcaaacaactgtacctttcaagctagtagcctcgcataaattccactaagctagttaataaggttaggcttccaaagACCGTAAGctatgactttgagtctgtattgttgaccagctcagctgttctaataatagctacaTCCGTATTTCCAACAGACGGATTTCcaacacacggactttgagaaatatatacatgtatttagctaTAATTGGGCCGAATTCTCCAAGCTGATGGGCTTTTAGAATCTCTATATATCAAAGCAAAGATTCTAATTATTTTCTTCTGAAGTTTATCATGGTCTACGATAGTGAGTGATATCTTTAAGCAGATGCTTGAACTTGTTGTCGCTGGGAATCTTTGTTAATAAAGAAATCACCCCAAGTTCTTCACTTTCCTAACCTTTCTGAGCTTCATTTAACAGAGGACTAGACACAAAACTGATTCCTCATATGCCTACCACAAGATCAATAGAAGCTGCAGCCTGTACTAACTCAATAATTAAACAACACGTTCATGCAAGGGAGAGCTAGGCAAAGGTTAGAGTAACTGTAttgttaaaacaatatgaagGTTAGGGTAAGTCTATTATTAGAGCTATGTGAAGGTTGGAAAGAAGTAAACAGCCGTGAAATGTGAACTAATAAACCCATACCTTTTAGTTACTTTTTTACTAAGTATAAGCAGTTCTCTccgttttttatttgttttatattctGATTGTTTGGCAGGCAATTTTGAAAGTCAAGGGCATTCAagcactgtgtttccatgatgcgcataattcgcaaatttgagccaatccgcaagctATCCGCGTCATCCAAatggcataaatccgcaagctaagcgagttttgcgatctgCAAAGCTTCatcgaatccatcgtgcttgcgaatTATGGAAACGACACTTGTGAATAATACGCATTAGAATATCTATGGCTATtacattataaacattttcacgcttcgGTTGGTTTTATTTCGATCTGCTCAGTCTCCAATGCCCAACGTTctgaacgattgctgctaagcttagcatGACAAGACTGCATAGCTATTTATAGaagctaatacttgacctatggggtcaagcagtTAAATGCAATCCCAGCAGGTGTTAATGGAAATGCCTAATGCGCCCACAACTCCGAATTCGCTTGAAGCAAATGATGCGATTCATGGAAACATTGTGAAGAAGGCATGATGATGGGCGCCACAGGAGTGTTGTATTTGTGCCCTTTACAAAGCGTAACAGACAGTGGCGAGCTGCGATCACTGCTATCAGAATGACTCATGGAAGAATCTCAGCGGGCCAGAGTGTAAAAGGGCCAGACatattttctgtattttattttttgctgattttaaatttttctaatTTCTATTTCTTTGTCTAATTTTACCCCATGAAGTACTGAAGCAGCAAAAAGTGATCAATGAAGAAGCGAGGGATGCTGAAATTAGTATTTATAGGCACGATCAACTGACTGACTGCTGTATAACAGACATGTTTGAAAATACTAAAAACgtgtttattataattattgtattatattattattataggtCTATCGAGGTCTACACATCTGCAGGTCAACTCCTAATTGATGATGAAGTGAGCATGTCATTCGCATCCGGTTGAAATTAGGCTGAACAAGGTATCTCTAAGTTTATGAAAGTGTAGACATCAACAATTCAACCGAAAAAAATGTTTCCTGCATGTCGCCTGAGATATATTTACGTAGGTacctatttatatatacatgtatatgaatttCAAATATGTGTCTCAAATGTAGTGCAGTTTGTCTCGGTATGGCTATTAAAATCAAAAATCCATATCGCAAAttatttgatctcggaacctcccgatTGTTCGATCTGGAGTTCAACTCCTAATTGATGATGAAGTGATCGTGTCAATCGCATCCGGTTGAAATTAAGTTTAACAAGGTATCTCTAAGTTTATGGATGTGTAGATTCAACTGAGACATATTTTTCATGCATGTCACCGAAGATATATCCGAGtacctataaatacatgtacaaccaCAAAAGATCCTTTGCTCGAGAAAGTGTTTTCTAACAACTATCCATTTTACTATGAGTATATTGGCTCAAATGTCAGCTATTTTATATAGAATCATAAAGTCATGCAATACTTCTGTATTCGCATTATTGACTTCATAATAGACCTGCCTGGTAATTACAAAGATAAAAAGATTTAtcataatataaaatgtttgtCAACTAATTTGGTAATTTTTCATGGATATTGGAGAGCATAAGCCTCATGTCATTATCACCTTAGTAATTAACAAATTAGTGCTTATTAAAACTCATCATTTTCATAGGAGTTTTAACTGAACTCATAAGGTATTCAAGACATATATAACTGGTACACAAATTTAACTAGGCATTAAAATCGCTTTTATCAATGAAATTTCATTGACCACATTGTGATCAAAGAAATGCGATACAACTTTTGAGCGTACAACGAGTTAcctacatttttataaaaaaaaacataaccTTGCAAATCGGTGCCACTTCTGCTGTTGCGAGAC
Above is a genomic segment from Watersipora subatra chromosome 6, tzWatSuba1.1, whole genome shotgun sequence containing:
- the LOC137398399 gene encoding anoctamin-5-like, with product MDETAVQQEDLEEHRTPLLQQKAQRSRTAAQCGTAKRRLVQPETTYFRDGVRRIDFVLVYDKKRSRKPELRESFQNNLLLEGLELEVEPAHHAANERLVFIKIHLPWEVLTRYAEMTGMLMPMIVNDIEIAARSRRKSWIRVKGGYRLTTSCLDMYPTLLRLVAWVWRAMLPDSALREPTPYYVATYNDVGICKLLNMKVYSAAFPLHDGPVDLDPGDPYIDSRVFATVSFLGFYTAHLIFPSILGIITFIIGVTTISSANSPSHEICGTLGRTIMCPSCDQSCDYWRLSDSCFYSRLTYLFDNFAIVGLAIAASIWPNLFMCKLPNTLH